In one Pseudomonas sp. Bout1 genomic region, the following are encoded:
- a CDS encoding EAL domain-containing protein, translating to MSNVTKPTPLRAAHIAPGAPLHGTLKGALATLVLLLLALLFWQLLDQLQQNQKNQQQYTIDYSADLAEQISLNMALSAQIALNLLPIVEPPRDTEQQQILMRTLQRSLPELRSVALLAPSGAMISDSANDSQDSAWLEELVKRSHAQSYYLSNNNDGTVIYLLLHQPSGGAKMYWALRLAPNYLANLTRQDGQGQRPMWVIENRLNHRVVSRDTGMPAQWASALTPDELNKSVLVTPLSKSDWQLRGLFDRAAVLEQLLPAFIGKCLLGLAFSLIPVIVLLNMRRRQRQVHEGRRRYQDIFEGTGVALCVLDLSGLRAFFGKSQLQTREQLQQLLLANPEQRQQLLKELRITEVNQVAVRLLNVASCEQAWERLIDACPSSPTAIGNQVIDAVLTQQKQLELEIQLSDLHGNDQYLWLVMRLPEQQDDFKAVILSISDITSRKLIELSLVEREGFWSDVVRTVPDHLYVQDVISQRMIFSNHHLGHTLGYNKPELQQMGEYFWEILLHPEDAERYHDLRLQQRQAGYLSQLQCQLRFRHRNNQWRRFDIREQALARDKTDQVTRIIGVAKDITDQIEASESLRDSEQRYRMLAESISDVIFSTDSKLALNYVSPSVNAVLGYDVDWIFENGWQSTIANPQQLSGIYSLVEQVSRALDQPESLAALRNDVQTQLFLFDCLRADGRKIPIELRLVLVWDEHGAFEGILGVGRDISQQRRAEKDLRMAATVFEHSTSAILITDPAGYIVQANEAFSRVSGYAVADVLDQLPNMLTVDEQQEAHLRYVLKQLHQHSTWEGEVWLKRRNGEHYPAWVGITAVFDDEGDLASYVCFFSDISERKASEQRIHRLAYYDALTHLPNRTLFQDRLHTALQSAERQKSWVVLMFLDLDRFKPINDSLGHAAGDRMLKEMATRLLGCVAEDDTVARMGGDEFTLLLQPRASREMALNRAISVAEQILASLVKPFVLEGREFFVTASIGIALSPQDGNELSQLMKNADTAMYHAKERGKNNFQFYQADMNASALERLELESDLRHALEQNEFVLYYQPQFSGDGKRLTGAEALLRWRHPRRGLVPPGDFIPVLEELGLVVDVGDWVISEACRQLKTWHQNKVRVPKVSVNISARQFSDGQLGERIATILKDTGLPPACLELELTESILMREVNEAMQILASLKNLGLSIAVDDFGTGYSSLNYLKQFPIDVLKIDRTFVDGLPSGEQDAQIARAIIAMAHSLNLAVIAEGVETHEQLDFLREHGCDEVQGYLFGRPMPANRFEAQFSNDALFMFD from the coding sequence TGATGCGCACGCTGCAACGTTCCCTGCCGGAACTGCGCAGTGTCGCCCTGCTCGCCCCCAGCGGCGCGATGATCAGCGACAGCGCCAACGACAGCCAGGACAGCGCCTGGCTCGAAGAGCTGGTCAAGCGCAGCCATGCCCAGTCCTACTACTTGAGCAACAATAACGACGGCACCGTCATCTACCTGCTGCTGCATCAGCCCAGCGGCGGCGCAAAAATGTACTGGGCCTTGCGCCTGGCACCCAATTACCTGGCGAACCTGACCCGCCAGGACGGCCAGGGCCAGCGCCCGATGTGGGTCATTGAAAACCGCCTCAACCACCGGGTGGTCAGCCGTGACACGGGCATGCCGGCCCAGTGGGCTTCGGCGCTGACCCCGGATGAATTGAACAAAAGTGTATTGGTCACGCCCCTGAGCAAGAGTGACTGGCAACTGCGCGGCCTGTTCGACCGCGCCGCGGTGCTGGAACAACTGCTGCCGGCCTTTATCGGCAAATGCCTGCTGGGCCTGGCGTTCTCGCTGATCCCGGTAATCGTGCTGCTGAACATGCGCCGTCGCCAGCGCCAGGTGCACGAGGGGCGCCGCCGCTACCAGGATATTTTCGAAGGCACCGGCGTGGCGCTGTGCGTGCTTGACCTGTCCGGCCTGCGTGCGTTCTTCGGTAAGTCCCAATTGCAGACCCGCGAGCAACTGCAACAGTTGCTGCTGGCCAACCCGGAACAGCGCCAGCAACTGCTTAAGGAACTGCGCATTACCGAGGTCAACCAGGTGGCAGTACGCCTGTTGAATGTGGCCTCTTGCGAACAAGCCTGGGAGCGCCTGATCGACGCTTGCCCGTCGAGCCCTACCGCCATCGGCAACCAGGTGATCGACGCGGTGCTGACCCAACAGAAGCAACTGGAACTGGAAATCCAACTCAGCGATCTTCACGGTAATGACCAATACCTGTGGCTGGTGATGCGCCTGCCGGAACAACAAGACGACTTCAAGGCCGTGATCCTGAGCATCAGCGACATCACCAGCCGCAAGCTGATCGAGTTGTCGCTGGTGGAGCGCGAGGGTTTCTGGTCGGACGTGGTGCGTACCGTGCCCGATCACCTGTATGTGCAGGATGTGATCAGCCAACGGATGATCTTCAGCAACCATCACCTGGGCCATACCCTGGGCTACAACAAGCCCGAGCTGCAGCAGATGGGCGAATACTTCTGGGAAATCCTGCTGCACCCCGAAGACGCCGAACGCTACCACGACCTGCGCCTGCAACAGCGCCAGGCCGGCTACTTGAGCCAGCTTCAGTGCCAGCTGCGCTTTCGCCATCGCAACAACCAATGGCGGCGCTTCGACATCCGCGAGCAGGCCCTGGCCCGGGACAAGACCGACCAGGTCACGCGCATCATCGGCGTGGCCAAGGACATCACCGACCAGATCGAGGCCAGCGAATCCCTGCGCGACAGCGAACAGCGCTACCGCATGCTGGCAGAAAGCATCAGCGACGTGATCTTCTCCACCGACAGCAAGCTTGCCCTCAACTATGTCAGCCCGTCGGTGAACGCCGTGCTGGGCTATGACGTCGACTGGATCTTCGAAAACGGCTGGCAGTCGACCATCGCCAACCCCCAACAGTTGAGCGGTATCTACAGCCTGGTGGAGCAAGTCAGCCGCGCCCTGGACCAACCCGAATCCCTGGCCGCCTTGCGCAACGATGTGCAGACCCAGCTGTTCCTGTTCGATTGCCTGCGGGCCGATGGGCGCAAGATCCCGATCGAACTGCGCCTGGTGTTGGTGTGGGACGAACACGGCGCGTTCGAAGGCATCCTCGGCGTGGGCCGTGATATCAGCCAGCAACGCCGTGCGGAAAAAGACCTGCGCATGGCCGCCACGGTCTTTGAACACTCCACCTCGGCGATCCTGATCACCGACCCGGCCGGCTATATCGTGCAGGCCAACGAAGCATTCAGCCGGGTCAGCGGTTATGCGGTGGCAGACGTGCTTGACCAGTTGCCGAACATGCTCACCGTCGACGAACAGCAGGAAGCCCACCTGCGCTACGTACTCAAGCAATTGCACCAGCACAGCACCTGGGAGGGCGAAGTGTGGCTCAAGCGCCGTAACGGCGAGCATTACCCGGCCTGGGTCGGGATTACCGCCGTGTTCGATGACGAAGGCGACCTGGCCAGCTACGTGTGTTTCTTCAGCGACATCAGCGAGCGCAAGGCCAGCGAGCAGCGCATCCACCGCCTGGCCTACTACGACGCCCTGACCCACCTGCCCAACCGCACGCTGTTCCAGGACCGCCTGCACACCGCGTTGCAGTCGGCAGAACGGCAGAAGTCGTGGGTGGTGCTGATGTTCCTCGACCTCGACCGCTTCAAACCGATCAACGATTCGCTGGGCCACGCCGCCGGCGACCGCATGCTCAAGGAAATGGCCACCCGCCTGCTGGGCTGCGTGGCCGAAGACGACACCGTGGCGCGCATGGGCGGCGACGAGTTCACCTTGCTCCTGCAACCACGGGCCAGCCGCGAAATGGCGTTGAACCGGGCGATCAGTGTGGCCGAGCAGATTCTGGCGAGCCTGGTGAAGCCGTTTGTGCTGGAAGGCCGAGAGTTCTTCGTCACCGCCAGTATCGGCATCGCGTTGAGCCCGCAGGATGGCAACGAGTTGAGCCAGTTGATGAAGAACGCCGACACGGCGATGTACCACGCCAAGGAGCGCGGCAAGAACAACTTCCAGTTCTACCAGGCCGACATGAACGCCAGCGCCCTGGAACGCCTGGAACTGGAAAGCGACTTGCGCCACGCCCTGGAACAGAACGAATTCGTGCTGTATTACCAACCGCAGTTCAGCGGCGACGGCAAACGCCTGACCGGCGCCGAAGCTTTGCTGCGCTGGCGCCATCCGCGCCGCGGGCTGGTGCCGCCGGGGGACTTCATCCCGGTGCTGGAGGAACTCGGGCTGGTGGTGGACGTGGGCGACTGGGTGATCAGCGAAGCCTGCCGCCAGCTCAAGACCTGGCACCAGAACAAGGTGCGGGTGCCCAAGGTCTCGGTGAATATCTCGGCCCGACAATTCTCCGACGGGCAACTGGGCGAGCGCATCGCCACCATCCTCAAGGACACCGGCCTGCCGCCGGCGTGCCTGGAGCTGGAGCTGACCGAAAGTATCCTGATGCGCGAGGTCAACGAAGCGATGCAGATCCTCGCCAGCTTGAAAAACCTGGGCCTGAGCATTGCGGTAGACGACTTCGGCACCGGTTATTCATCGCTGAACTACCTCAAGCAATTCCCCATCGACGTGCTGAAGATCGACCGCACCTTTGTCGACGGCCTGCCTTCGGGTGAACAGGACGCACAGATCGCCCGCGCGATTATCGCCATGGCCCACAGCCTGAACCTGGCGGTAATCGCCGAGGGCGTGGAAACCCATGAGCAGTTGGACTTCCTGCGCGAGCACGGTTGCGATGAGGTGCAGGGTTACCTGTTCGGGCGGCCGATGCCGGCGAACCGGTTTGAGGCGCAGTTCAGCAATGATGCGCTGTTCATGTTTGATTAA